From a single Ailuropoda melanoleuca isolate Jingjing chromosome 12, ASM200744v2, whole genome shotgun sequence genomic region:
- the PGLYRP1 gene encoding peptidoglycan recognition protein 1 translates to MSAHSALLTWALLAFLGLGLGVPGEDLPHPCCLVVPRREWNAPASKCAEKLKLPVRYVVVSHTAGSPCDSPASCLKQVQNVHNYHAGTLNWCDVGYNFLIGEDGLVYEGRGWDTKGDHTGMTWNPISIGISFMGNYMERSPPPRALRAAQSLLACGVAQGKLSPRYEVKGHRDVQQTLSPGDQLYEIIRTWPHYHE, encoded by the exons ATGTCTGCCCACAGCGCGCTGCTCACCTGGGCCCTCCTGGCTTTCCTTGGACTCGGGCTTGGAGTGCCTGGAGAAGACCTCCCACATCCCTGCTGCCTCGTAGTGCCCCGGAGAGAGTGGAATGCCCCGGCGTCCAAGTGCGCTGAGAAGCTGAAACTGCCCGTGCGCTACGTGGTGGTGTCGCACACGGCCGGCAGCCCCTGCGACAGCCCGGCCTCGTGCCTGAAGCAGGTCCAGAACGTGCACAACTACCACGCGGGGACGCTCAATTGGTGTGACGTGGGCTACAA CTTCCTGATTGGAGAAGATGGGCTCGTGTATGAGGGCCGGGGCTGGGACACCAAAGGTGATCACACAGGCATGACCTGGAACCCCATCTCCATTGGCATCTCCTTCATGGGTAACTATATGG AGCGGTCACCTCCACCCCGGGCCCTCAGGGCGGCCCAGAGTTTGCTGGCTTGTGGTGTGGCTCAGGGAAAACTGAGCCCCAGGTACGAGGTCAAAGGACACCGGGATGTCCAGCAGACACTCTCTCCAGGCGACCAACTCTATGAGATCATCCGGACTTGGCCACACTACCACGAGTGA